The following DNA comes from Mycolicibacterium aromaticivorans JS19b1 = JCM 16368.
GCGCGACGTGCCACCCGCCCAGCAGTGCACCTGCGGGCAGGGCAGCCAGCCCGGGCGCTAGACGAACGGGTTGTCGCCCGTTGCGACCTGTACGCCGAGGTCGATCAGCCGGCTAGCCGAATCATGCAGCCGCTCACCGGCTTCACGGTGTGCCTGGCCGGCCAGATACCGCGAGTATGTGCCCTCGATGACGATCGCCAACTTGAAGCACGCCGTCGCGATGTACCAGTTCAGGTGTCCGGTGCGCCTGCCACCCGCGTCGGCGTACGCGGCGACCAACTCGGTGCGCGACGGCAGCCCACCGAGTGCGGCCAACTCCCGGCCGGCATTGATCGGGTCGGGATAGTCGGGCCAGCACACCAGAATCCAGCCCAGATCCAGCAACGGATCACCGATGGTGCACATCTCCCAGTCCACGAACGCCGCGACCTCGGGGGCGTCGCGACGTAGCAGCACGTTGTTGAGATGGGCGTCGCCGTGCATGATGCCCGGCTCACCGTCGGGCGGTCGGCGTTCACCGAGCCAGTCCGCGAGCCGGCTGACCTCCAGCATCTCCGGCCGGTAGCTCTCGTGGCGGTAGCTGTCGAGCAGCCTGAGGAAGTTCGGAACCTGGCGCGCCAGAAACGAACCCGGACGGTGCAGCTGCTGCAACGGGCGACCCCGCCACGATGCTGCACTCAGCCGGGCCAGGTCCGCTGCGTAGTTCAGGCCCACCTGATGCCGCAGCCGCGGGTCGGCGACGTACGCGGGGGCCACCTCGGTCGCCGGGTTGAAGCCGTCGACATCCTCCATCAGATAGAAGACGACACCCAGCACGCCGAGGTCGTCACAGCCGGCCACGAATTCGGGATGGGGCACCGAGCTTCCGGCCAACGTCTCCAGCACCGCGATCTCGCGCTGCATGGTGCGGTTGCTGTTTGGGCGCGGGTACGGCGGCGGCCTGCGCAGAACCAGACGGCGGTCGTCGACGCGCAACCGCACCACCACATTCTGAGTTCCACCGGCCAGCGGTTCGACATCGCTGATCCGCGAACCGATTCCGTTCTCGCGCACCCACGCGGTCAGCGCACCGACGGCGGCCGAGTCAAGTGTTCCGGGAACCTCGGCGGCCCGGTCCTCGATGTTGCTCAATAGTCAGTGAACTCCTGAAAGTCGTTGCTGCTCATGCCAGCTCCGAAGCGTATTGCGATGGCGCAGACATCGTCGTTGCGGGGTGGAGGCGCAAGGGTCTGGGTCAGTTCCCGGCATGCCGACGGCAGAGACTCGTCTCCCCGCCAGTCGCCGACGATGTGTTCGACGCGCACCATTCCTGATTCGATGTCCTGGCCGCGACGTTCGATGAGCCCGTCGGTGTACATGACGAGGATGTCGCCCTCCCCCACCTCGACGTTGCCCTCGCTGTAGGTCGCCCGCTCGACCGGGCCAAGTACGGGGCCGTGCGCGCCGGGCAACCGGATGACCCTCCCGGTCGACGCCCGCCGCAGCAACAGCGGCGGATGCCCTGCCGAGGCGTAGCACAAGGTCGCCGACGACGAATCCAGCAGCGCCACAGCCATTGTCGCGAATTTCCCGTTGCTGGCGTGACGGGTGAACGCGTTGAGCGCCGACAGCAATTGCGCGGGCGCCAACCCTTGTAGCGCCAGCGCTCGCCCGGCGCTGCGCAGTTGAGCCATGTCCTCGACGGCGGGCAGGCCATGGCCCACCACATCGCCGACCGCCAGATAGGTTCGGCCGTGCGACAATTCCAGCGCGTCGTACCAGTCGCCGCCGAGCCCCTGCACCAGATCGGCCGGTTCGTAACTCACTCCGACGTCGACTCCGTCGATCGGAATCGGACTGGTCGGCAGAACAGCCGCCTGCAACACCGCCGCGCGGGCGTGTTCGTCGGCGTACATGCGTGCCCGCACCAGCGCCTGACCGATCATCGTCGCGACCGCCGAGGTGTAGGCGAGTTGCGCGGTGTCCAGCGGCTGGGTGTCGGCCCACGCCAACACCAGCGCTCCGATTGCCTTGCCGCCCACGGTCAACGGCCAGCTCACGACGGCCGCGCCGCCGCTTGCGACCATCCACTTGGCGTTGTCGGGGTATCGCCGGCGATATTCGGCGACGGTGCGGATCACCACCGGCTGACCGGTGCGGACCGCGTCGGTGGCTGCGGTGGACTCACTGACCGCGACACTTTCGTGGAGCTCGTTGACCACGAATTCGGGATAGCCACCCATCGCCACCCACTCGAGGATGGCGCCTTCATCGCTGACCAAGCCGACCGCGACTGCTTGCGCGCCTGCGTCATTGATCACCTGACCGATGACCGCGTCACCGATCTGTTTTTGGGTGAACGCCCCCGACAGCAACCGGCCGAGGTTGGCAAGCGTCTCAAGGCGGGCCCGTTCGCGCTGTTCGGCCTGGTGTTGCCTGACCGCCGTGACACGCCCCCCGGCTTCCTGCGCGGTCAGCATCGCGACCAGCACCACCACCGCGATGAACGCCTGGGCGATCGCCAACTGGCCCGGGCGGTGCAGATCGAGGTTCTCGAAGGTCGTGTATCCGGCGTTGGCCATGCCGTTGGCGGTGAACGCCAGCGCTCCGCCGCAGAGGGCCGCGCCGATCATGTCAAGCCGCAGTGCCGCCCATGCCATCACCGGTAGCAGGAACAGGGCGGGAGGAAGCGCGAGACGGAACGACACCACGGTCAGTGCGGCCATGCTGGTCAGGACCAGCATCGTCTCCAGCATCCGCGATCGCAAGATGTGGGATTGCACCGGCCACAACAAGATTGGTGCACCGATCATCAGGACACCGACCCCGTCGCCGGCCCACCAGTGCATGACGGCCATCGACCAATCGACCTGGTTGCGCAACGAGGTGATCAAGCCGCCGATCATGCCGCCCGCCAGCGGGCCCAGCACCATGGCTCCGGCCACGAACCGGGCGAGGTCCTCGCGCTTGCGCAGATCAGGCGGCCCCTTGCACCACACCAGCACCAGTGAGGCCCCGACCAGCGGCTCCACCGAGTTGGCCACCGCGAATCCCACCGCCGACTGCCAGCCCGCTCCGTAGCGAAGGTCGACGGCCAGCTCGGCCACCACGATCGCGGCGACTATCACCGGCCACATCGTCCGGCGGGTCAGCAGCATGGCCGCCACCGTCACCCCGGCCGGGGGGAAGAACGCGGGTCCGATACCGGCACCAAAGGTCTGCCACGACAACACCGACCCGGCCAGGTAGGGCAAGGCGACCCAGCCGAACAAGCCGGCGGCGAATCCGACCCGGTCGCGAGTACGCGAGACGCTCACGCGGCCCCACTTCGTGATCCGTGGATCAGCCGGGCCGCAGGCACGTCACGAGCGTAGTCACCCGTTGGCAAACACGAGGGATTCTTCAGCGAGCCCGCTCGCGTCGTCGCTGATCGAAGAACTCGACCGCTTCCCGGATCGACTCGTGCACGTCGCGCGGCTGCCAGCCCAGTTCGCGGGTTGCCTTGCCGTGGTCCATCGGTGCCATGATGCCCATCAGCCGCACGGTCGTCGGATTCAGCGGCAGATCACGTCCGCTCAGCGCGGCGGCGGCGCCGCCGAGGACCCCGATCGCCGCCATCACCGACTTCGGGATCCCCAACCGGGGCGCCGGCCGACCGGCGGTCCGGGCCGCCGTCTCGTAGAGCTCGCGGTAGGGCAGATAGCGCTCGGAGATGATGTAGCGCTCGCCCACCCGGCCGTGGTCGGCGGCCAGCAACAGCGCGCGGGCGGCGTCGGTGATGCCGACGACCTCCGTCGCCATCCCACCCATATAGAAAGGCAGCTTGCCGGCCGCGGCGGCAGCCACCAGCGACCCGTGCGGAGTGGGCTGCCAATCACCTGCGCCGTATGTGTTGGATACGCACAGCACCACCGCGGGCAGCGCCCTGTCGCGGCTGTAGTCCAGGACCAGCTGCTCGGCCGCGATCCGCGAGCCGATGTAGCCGCCGCCCTTGCCGCCCCAGTTGACCGGGGTGTCCTCGTCGACGACTCCGCCGTTGCCCAGTCCGATCGTCCCGATGGTGCTGGTGAAGACGAACTTGCGCAGATCGGCGTTCACGGCGGCATCGAGAACGTGACGAAGGCCTTCGACGTTGGTGCGGTACAGCGGTGCCGAGTCGCGTAGGTGTGCCCGTGTGTCGACGACGCAGTAGTAGACGACGTCGCAGCCGTCCATCGCCTCCTTCAGCACGGCGCCATCGAATATGTCGCCGCAGAAGCGCCGTACGGCCAGGTCGTCGATGCCGCGCGTGGAGCTGGACGGGCGGAGCATGACGCGGACGGTGTCGCCGCGCTCCACCAGCTGCCGCGTGACATGCGAGCCGAGGAAACCGCTCGCGCCCAGAACCAGTGAGTCGGTACCCGCCACGCCCCGCAGCATGCCCGAAACCGGTCTCGGAGGACAAGATTGCGGATCTGTTCACCGGGACATCGCGCATGATGCTCCCGGCGGGCACCCGCTGCGTCGACTACTTGATCAGCGGGTCACGCGGCATGCCGAGGATGCGCTCGGCGATCTGGTTGCGGGTGATCTCCGACGTGCCGCCTGCGATGGACAGTGCACGTGACCCCAACGCCGCCCGGCCCGCCAATTCGCCCTCGCCACCCTCGAGTGCCGCATCCGGCCCGACGAGGGCCGCCGCGATGGTGCCCTGCTCCTGGAACTGGTCGGCCAGAATGAGTTTGGTGATGTTGCCTTCCGGCCCGGGCCCGGCGCCCTCCAGCGCGCGAACCACCCGACGCAGATTCAGCAGACGCAGCGCCTGGTCCCGGGCCAGGAACCGCCCGACCCACTGAACTGCGCCGCCAACCCGGTCACCGTGAGCCTTCGTCAGCGACACCAGCCACGCCGCCGCGGGCGCGATCGTGCCTGCGCCGCCGCCGATGCTCACCCGCTCGTTGCCCAGCGTGGCGCGCGCGACGGTCCACCCGGCGTTCGGCTCGCCGACGACATCCTCGTCGGGGACGAACACGTCGTTGAAGAACACCTCGTTGAAGTCCGCGCCGCCGGTGATCTGGCGCAAGGGCCGAACCTCCACGCCCGGCGCCTCCATGTCCAGGATCACCGTCGTGATACCGGCGTGCTTGGGCACCTCGAAATCGGTGCGCACGGTGGCAAGGCCGCGCTTGCAGTAGTGCGCCCCGCTGGTCCATACCTTCTGGCCGGTGATCTTCCATCCACCGTCCACGCGAGTGGCCCGGGTCTTGACCGCCGCGGCGTCCGAGCCCGCCGACGGTTCGGAGAACAGCTGGCACCAGATCTCGTCTTTGCGGAGTGCCTTCTCGACGAATCGCTCGATCTGAGAAGAGGTTCCGTGCTGAACAAGGGTCAGGATCACCCAACCGGTGATGCCATAGTCCGGCCGCTTGACCCCGGCGGCCGCGAACTCCTCTTCGATCAGCAGCTGCTCGACGGCACCGGCAGCACGGCCCCACGGCTTGGGCCAGTGCGGCATGACATATCCGGTCGCAATCAGCTCGTCGAGTTGCGCCTTGTCGTCCAGCTTGGCGAGTTCGGCTGCATCCGAGCGGATTTGAGTGCGCAGCTCGTCGGCCTCGGGTGGCAGGTCCAGGCTGTTCGCGCGACCGTGGCCGGCTTCGGTCAGGGTGAACACGTCGGTGGCCGGCGCGTCCCCGCCGAGGATCGCCTGCACGGTCAGTGCCCGGCGCAGATGTAGATGCGCGTCGTGCTCCCAGGTGAAGCCGATACCGCCGTGTACCTGAATGTTCAACTCCGCGTTGCGAACATAGGCCGGGAACGCCAACGCTGCCGCCGCCGCGGCAACCAGTTCGAACTGCTTCAAGTCGTCGGTGAAAGCTCGGGCGGCATCCCAGACGACGGCGACCGCCGACTCAGAGCCGACGATCATGTCAGCGCAGTGATGCTTGATCGCCTGGAAGGTCGCGATGGTGCGGCCGAACTGCTCACGCACTTTGGCGTAATCGACAGCGGTGTCCACGCAGTCCGACGCTCCGCCCGCGGCCTCTGCCGCGAACAGGGTGCGCGCCAGGGCCAGCGCCGCGGTGCGCGCCCCGGCCAGCACGTTGCCGGCCACCGAGACGTCGCGCAGCGTCACCCGCCCGGAGCGCCGCGCCCGGTCGAGGCTGCCCGGCAGTTCGACCGAGACCCCGTCGGCACTTCGGTCCACCAGCACCACGTCGTCACCGGCGACGAGCACCAGCACGTCGGCGAGCCCGGCGCCGAGGACCACGCCCGCGTCGCCACCGGCGGTGTCACCGGAGACAGTGAGGTCGCCACCGAATCCGACTGCGGCAGTGACGGATCCGTCGACCAGACCAGGAAGGAGTCGCGCCTTCTGCTCGTCGCTGCCCATCGCCGACACGACCGCGGATGCGACGACGGTCGGCACGAACGGACCGGGCGCCACCGCGCGTCCGAGCTCGTCGATGACGACCACCAGTTCGGGCAACCCGAAACCCGAACCGCCGTACTGCTCGTCGACGTGCAGCCCGAGCCAGCCCAAGCCGGCCAGCTCTGCCCAGAACGGCGGTGCCGTCTCCTCGACGTCGTCGGCGAGCAGTGCGCGCGCCGCCGCCCTGGCCTTCTGCGTGCTCAGAAATGAGCGCGCCACCTCACTGAGTTCACGGTGGTCGTCGGTCAGTGCGATACCCATCGGATCCTCCTCGAGGCGGCGGTGCCCATTCCTCTAATGCCTTACCACAGCCGGTCGAGACCGCAGTACGGCGGCCGGATCACTTGGGGGCGAAGCGCTGCCCGGCGTCGAGACGGATGCACTGGCCGTTGAGCATCGGGTTGTCGACGATCGCGGCGACCAGCTTGGCGAATTCCTCGGGGCGGCCGAGCCGCTTCGGGAAGGCGGCGTCCTTGGTCAGCGCCTTGGCGAACTCGTCGGGAATGCCCTTGGTCAGGCCGGTGGCGAACAGGCTCGGTGCGATCGCGAGCGCGCGGATGCCGACCGGACCGAGGTCACGAGCCATGGTCAGGCACATGCCGGCGATACCCGCCTTGGCGGCGGTGTAGGCAACCTGGCCGATCTGGCCTTCGAACGCGGCGATCGAGGCGGTGTTGATGATGACCCCGCGCTCCTCGTCTTCGGGCTCGTTGTTGGCCATGTGCGCGGCCGCAAGGCGGCTGATGTTGAAGCTGGCGATCAGGTTCAGGTTGATAGTGCTCTGGAAGGTCTCCAGGGCGTGCGGGCCGTTCTTGCCGAACGTCTTCTCCGCGACACCGCCGCCCGCGGTGGTCAGCACGACGTGCAGGCCACCCAGCGCCTCGACCGCCTCGGCAAGCACCTTCTCGGTGCCCGAGAAGTCGGTGACGTCGACCGGCATGAAGGGGCCGCCCACACTGGACGCGACCTCGGGGCCGTCGGTGCCTTCGCGGTCGAGGATCGCCACCTTGGCGCCGCGCGAGGCCAGCAGCTCAGCGCTTGCCCGTCCGAAGCCCGATGCGCCGCCTACGACGACCACCTTCTTGCCCGAGATCTCCATCCGATACTCCTGTCCGTTGACGCGGCACGGTTCCCGTGCCGCTTACAGTTCGCAGTTCAATTCGCGGGGACACCTCGGTGGCGCCCAAGCCGGTACGCACGTTACCGCTCGTCATCGAACGGTAATGACCAAGGGTGCCTACCCAGCGGTAGGTTGGCTGGCATGGCCCGATCCACGATCGGTCTGCGGATGGGAGCGGGGGTGGCTGCGGCCGCCGTCGCCCTCGGTGTAGTCCAACTGACAGCTGCGTTCTTCTCGCCGGCCGCCGACGCGCGTACCGCCGTGGGCACCGCGGTCATCAACGCGACGCCGGGTCCGGTGAAGGAATGGGCGATCCTGACCTTCGGCACGGCCGACAAACTGTTCCTTTCGGTGGCGGTCATCGCCGTGATCGGGGTGCTGGCCGCCGTCGCCGCAATCTGGGAACGATCCCGCGTCCCGGTCGGCTCCGTGGCGTTCCTGCTCGCTGCCGCAGCCGGAAGCGCGGCAGTGCTGGCCCGGCCGGGTGCACGACTGGTCGACATCATCCCTACCCTGCTCGGCGCGGTCTGCGGGATCGCGGTCCTGCGGCTGCTCACCTCCGGCCGCATCGTCGACGGCCGCTCCGACGACGGCCGCGCCACCGACGCCTCCGACGACGCCGGGGTGGATACCGGGCGCCGGCTGTCGCTGGCGACGCTCGGGTTCGCCGGACTCGGGTTGCTCGGCGGCGTCGCGGGTGTGGTGGTCACCCGACGACTGCACTCGGTGTCCGGCGACCGGGACACCTTCGCACTGCCCTCGGCCGCACCACCGTCTCCGGTTCCCGCCGACGTCACACCGGCCGGCGTCCAACTGCCGAGCTTCATCACCGGCAACGGCGACTTCTACCGCATCGACACCGCTCTGAGCGTTCCGCAGCTCTCCCGTGCCGACTTTCGGCTACGCATCCACGGGATGGTCGACCGCGAAATCACCTACACCTTCGACGATTTGAAGAAGTTCGAGCCTATCGACAAGGTCGTGACGCTGACGTGCGTGTCCAACCCGGTCGGCGGCGACCTCATCTCGAACGCCACCTGGACCGGTTACCGGGTCAGGGACCTGTTGCGGGACAGCGGTATCCACCCCGATGCCGACATGGTGCTCTCGACGTCAGTGGACGGGTTCACCGCGGGCACCCCGGTGGAGGCGCTCACCGATGCCCGCGACTCGATCCTGGCGATCGGGATGAATGGCGTTCCCCTGCCGGTCGAGCACGGCTACCCCGCCCGGCTGGTGGTGCCCGGGCTGTACGGCTACGTGTCGGCCACCAAGTGGGTGGTGGACCTTGAGTTGACCCGCTTCGACCGGGTGCAGGCCTATTGGACCAAGCTCGGCTGGTCCGAGCGCGGCCCGATCAAGACCGAGTCGCGGATCGACGTGCCGCGTGACGGTCAGAAGGTGGCCACGGGTCCGGTGACCTTCGGCGGGGTGGCGTGGGCGCAGAACCGGGGGGTGAAGGCGGTCGAGGTCCGTATCGACGACGGTCCGTGGCAGCCTGCGCAGCTGGGTTCGGCCTACTCGAATGACACCTGGCGGCTGTGGAGCTTCCCGTGGACCGCCACCCGGAGCGGGTTCCACACGATCACGGTCCGCGCCACCGACAACACCGGTGCGGTACAGACTCAGGACCAGGCGCCACCGGCGCCCGACGGCGCGACGGGCTGGCACTCGGTGTCCTTCGAAGTCGCCTGACACCGTGGTTGTCCCGGGCTGGTTGTCGTAGTGCCGTGCCAAGCTGGAGCCATGTTGCTCGGCGATGTCGTGGCCGCCTCCGCCGACGTGTCGGCGACGTCATCGCGGCTGGCCAAGGTGGCGCGAATCGGCGAACTGTTGTCAGGCATCGCGGATCCGCGGACGGTCCAGGTCGTGGTGTCGTGGCTGTCCGGGGAGCTGCCACAGCGGCAGATCGGGGTGGGCTGGGCGGCGCTTCGGTCGCTGCCCGCACCAGCTGACGAATCCACGCTGACGGTGCACGCAGTCGATGCGACGTTCACCGAGATCGGTGCCGTCGCGGGCAAGGGCTCCCAAGCCCGACGGTCCGAGCTGCTCGGCGGACTGTTCGGCACGGCCACCGACGCCGAGCAGGTGTTCCTGCGCCGATTACTGGGCGGCGAGTTGCGCCAAGGCGCCCAGGCCGGGGTGATGGCTGACGCGGTGGCGAAGGCGGCAGGCCTGCCGGCCGCGGCCGTTCGCCGAGCGGCCATGCTCGGTGGCGATCTGCCCGCGGTGGCGGCCTCAGCGCTTGCCGGCGGGGCGGACGCCCTCGGCGACTTCACCCTCACAGTGGGCAGGCCGGTCGGTCCGATGCTGGCTCAGACCGCGACCGGTGTGACGGACGCGCTCGAACGCCTCAGCGGCGACGCGATTTTCGAGGCCAAGCTCGACGGCGCTCGCGTGCAGATTCACCGCTCGGGCGATGACGTGACCGTGTACACCCGCAGCCTCGACGACGTGACGGCCCGGTTGCCCGAGGTGGTGGACGCCGCGCTGGCACTGCCGGTGACGTCCCTGATCGCCGACGGCGAGGCGATCGCGCTGCGCCCCGACAACCGTCCGCACCGATTTCAGGTCACCGCATCCCGGTTCGGGAAAAGCACTGATGTGGCCGCAGCCCGGGCGGCACAACCACTTTCGGTGTTCTTCTTCGACATCCTGCACCTTGACGGCGTCGACCTCTTGGACGAACCGACGCATGCCCGGCTCGCCGCGCTGGACGCGATCGTGCCTGCCGATCAGCGTGTCGACCGGCTGGCGACCACGGATGCCGCTGCCGCACAGCAGTTCCTGGATGTGACACTGGCCGCCGGACACGAAGGCGTGATGGCCAAATCGCCCGCCTCCCCGTACGAGGCGGGCCGCCGCGGTGCCGGCTGGCTGAAGGTCAAGCCGGTGCACACCCTTGATCTGGTGGTGCTGGCGGTGGAATGGGGCTCGGGCCGGCGGACCGGCAAGCTGTCGAATATTCATCTGGGGGCCCGCGATCCGGATACCGGTGGGTTCGTGATGCTGGGCAAGACGTTCAAGGGCATGACCGACGCGATGCTGGAGTGGCAGACCGCACGGTTCAGCGAACTGGCGACCGGTCCGCTCGACAAGTATGTGGTGCCGGTGCGGCCCGAGCAGGTCGTCGAGATCGCGTTCGACGGCGTGCAGGGCTCCAGCCGGTATCCCGCGGGGATGGCGCTGCGCTTCGCGCGGGTGCTGCGGTATCGCGACGACAAGAGCCCGGCCGAGGCCGACACCATCGACACCGTGCGGGCGTTCTACGAGCGGGACTAGCTTGCCGGCACGGGCTGATCATCGATGCGTGTGCCGAACACGCCGAATCCGTGGATCATCTCCTCGGTGGGCGCCGGGGCCCATTCCCATGCGGCAATCTGCCGTAGGGATCGACGACTCAGGTTGGCGCGCAACAGTTCATAGCCGTCGGCCCGCAGCAGCGTCGCCGGATGTCCTGTGCCGCAAATCCACTGGGCGCCCCGGTCATCCTCAATGCGCAACGCCGGGCTGTCCCGCAGTTGCGTGCCGAGGTAACGCATCGTGACGTCTAGAAACGGCTGCCAGTGTTCGCGGTCGACGCGGGGAAGTCCCAGTGCCTCATGCAAGTCCGATTCGTGGCATACGGCGTCGATGGCCAGGTTGGGTCCATAGAGCTGGTCATCGGTCAGACTGGCGTCAGCGTCGGTACCGATGCGGTCCCATTCGTTCATCAAGTCACCCACCGGTGTGCACCGCCGTTCCCGGACGTGACGTGCCGTCCACTGATCGCTCGTCACTGCGTCCAAGCGTCCGCTGACGGCGTCGGCCGCGCATCCGACCAGGTGCGCCAGCAGCTCGTGCACGGTCCATCGCGGAGTGGCAGGTACGTGTGATTGAAGCTGCTCGTCAGTGAGCGTGGCGGCAAGGTCTCGTACCCGATCCCGGGCTGTGCGATAGATCGTCTCGAGCATGACTGTCCCGCTTTCAGTGAGCCGCGTTCTGCGAAAAAGCCAATGACCAGCCGTCGCCGGTACGCACCGCGACGCTGGTGTTGCGACGGGTCCGCCGGTGGATCGGTCCGGTGATCGCGGTGCGGGCTTGGATCAACGCCACATCGGGTGTGAGATAACGCAGTCGGGTGATGTGGGTGGGCGCCCGGCGGCGACGCGCCTGGCGGTCGACAAGCGCACGAATTTCCTGTTCGTCGGTTCCATTGAGCGACGAATGCGACGTGGCCGGCTGGGTGAAGAGTGTCGCTCGCGGATGGCGCAGGTTGGCGAGCAGGACTCGCGCGAGAAAGCGCCGGTCCCGCAGCCTTGCGGGCGGATCGATGAGGCCACGGACTCGTAAAATCTTTTCCGCCACAGCGATATCGGTGCTGGCAGCGCGCAGTACCGCACGCTGCAGCCACGCCTGCGTGCGGTGCACCGAGGCGAGCTGGGGCTGGTCGATGGTCCGGTTGACCGCCCACACCGGTCGGATGGATTCGGCCGCGGCTCGGTAGAAGCGCCGGGGCAGGTCGGCGGAGCCCGCACGCAGGCAGTCGCGTAACGAAAGGGCCTGCAGGGCAGCCATGGTCATGCCTTGTCCATGGAGCGGGTTGAGGCTGCACAGAGCGTCGCCGAGGACAACCAGGCCCGGCGGTAGATCCGGCAATTGCTCATAGCGTCGCCACACCGCGCGGGTGTTGCGTGAGATCGAGATCTCGCCGATACAGGTGGCGTCACGTAGTCCGGCCACCATCTCGGCGGGCAACATCCGCTCGACTGTTCGCATCATCTCGGCGTATGTGCTTGGTGGCGAGCCACATTCATCTGAGCAGGACACCGCCAGCATCCAGGTGTCGTGTTCGTACGCGACGAGCATCGCTCCCGGCGCCTGCCTGCCCTGATTGACAAAGACCAGCCGCTGCCGAATGCGTCCCGGCGGGATACGTAAGAGCTGACTGGAGTACCCCCCGGTCGACGGGACCCGGTCCTCAGGCACCGCACCAAATCCCTGGTTCGTCAGGAAGCGTGCCGAGCACGCCGCGCGCCCGGTGGCGTCGACCACCAGATCGCAGCGGAGGATTGTCGCGCTGCCGGTCGCGCGGTCGATGATCCGCACGCCGGTGACCGAACCGTCCGCGAGCACCGGCCCCACGATGTTCCGCTGTCCGATGACGGTGACATTCGCCAGCCCCGTCACGCGCCGGCGCAGATGAAACTCGAGGAACGGCCGACTGGCTTGGTAGGCCGCGACGGCTTGCGGATCTGCCAGGCGACCAACGGGATTGATCTCATGATTTCCGATCCGGACATAGACCCCCGACAGGTCATCACCGTCGTCGACGACGGCCCCGTCCGCTCCCATCTCCTCGAGCATCCCGGGAAACAGCTCTCCGATCGCCTGCGTGCCGCGGCTCAGGAGGTTGTGCAGGTGACGTCCCTGCGGCACTCCGGTCCGCTGCGTGGCGCCATCGGGCAATGTGTCACGTTCGACGACAGTGACGGACGCATAGAACTCCGAGAGAACCCGCGCCGCGAGCAGCCCCGCCATGCCGGCACCCAGAACAACCGCGTGCGAACCCAATTCGGCCATCTGGTCGTCTCCGTCCCGCTGCGCCGTGCGGTGGCATCCGCAGCCATGAGAGGTGACACTACACCAAGATTAAGAAAAATAAGGGAAACTTATGGAAATTCTAAGGAGGCGCTTTTCCGGACACTGCGCACCGCACTCGCCGCACCAGCGCTACACGCGAGCGAAATCGGTTT
Coding sequences within:
- a CDS encoding phosphotransferase family protein, with the translated sequence MEDRAAEVPGTLDSAAVGALTAWVRENGIGSRISDVEPLAGGTQNVVVRLRVDDRRLVLRRPPPYPRPNSNRTMQREIAVLETLAGSSVPHPEFVAGCDDLGVLGVVFYLMEDVDGFNPATEVAPAYVADPRLRHQVGLNYAADLARLSAASWRGRPLQQLHRPGSFLARQVPNFLRLLDSYRHESYRPEMLEVSRLADWLGERRPPDGEPGIMHGDAHLNNVLLRRDAPEVAAFVDWEMCTIGDPLLDLGWILVCWPDYPDPINAGRELAALGGLPSRTELVAAYADAGGRRTGHLNWYIATACFKLAIVIEGTYSRYLAGQAHREAGERLHDSASRLIDLGVQVATGDNPFV
- a CDS encoding SpoIIE family protein phosphatase: MSVSRTRDRVGFAAGLFGWVALPYLAGSVLSWQTFGAGIGPAFFPPAGVTVAAMLLTRRTMWPVIVAAIVVAELAVDLRYGAGWQSAVGFAVANSVEPLVGASLVLVWCKGPPDLRKREDLARFVAGAMVLGPLAGGMIGGLITSLRNQVDWSMAVMHWWAGDGVGVLMIGAPILLWPVQSHILRSRMLETMLVLTSMAALTVVSFRLALPPALFLLPVMAWAALRLDMIGAALCGGALAFTANGMANAGYTTFENLDLHRPGQLAIAQAFIAVVVLVAMLTAQEAGGRVTAVRQHQAEQRERARLETLANLGRLLSGAFTQKQIGDAVIGQVINDAGAQAVAVGLVSDEGAILEWVAMGGYPEFVVNELHESVAVSESTAATDAVRTGQPVVIRTVAEYRRRYPDNAKWMVASGGAAVVSWPLTVGGKAIGALVLAWADTQPLDTAQLAYTSAVATMIGQALVRARMYADEHARAAVLQAAVLPTSPIPIDGVDVGVSYEPADLVQGLGGDWYDALELSHGRTYLAVGDVVGHGLPAVEDMAQLRSAGRALALQGLAPAQLLSALNAFTRHASNGKFATMAVALLDSSSATLCYASAGHPPLLLRRASTGRVIRLPGAHGPVLGPVERATYSEGNVEVGEGDILVMYTDGLIERRGQDIESGMVRVEHIVGDWRGDESLPSACRELTQTLAPPPRNDDVCAIAIRFGAGMSSNDFQEFTDY
- a CDS encoding NAD-dependent epimerase/dehydratase family protein, which encodes MLRGVAGTDSLVLGASGFLGSHVTRQLVERGDTVRVMLRPSSSTRGIDDLAVRRFCGDIFDGAVLKEAMDGCDVVYYCVVDTRAHLRDSAPLYRTNVEGLRHVLDAAVNADLRKFVFTSTIGTIGLGNGGVVDEDTPVNWGGKGGGYIGSRIAAEQLVLDYSRDRALPAVVLCVSNTYGAGDWQPTPHGSLVAAAAAGKLPFYMGGMATEVVGITDAARALLLAADHGRVGERYIISERYLPYRELYETAARTAGRPAPRLGIPKSVMAAIGVLGGAAAALSGRDLPLNPTTVRLMGIMAPMDHGKATRELGWQPRDVHESIREAVEFFDQRRRERAR
- a CDS encoding acyl-CoA dehydrogenase, which codes for MGIALTDDHRELSEVARSFLSTQKARAAARALLADDVEETAPPFWAELAGLGWLGLHVDEQYGGSGFGLPELVVVIDELGRAVAPGPFVPTVVASAVVSAMGSDEQKARLLPGLVDGSVTAAVGFGGDLTVSGDTAGGDAGVVLGAGLADVLVLVAGDDVVLVDRSADGVSVELPGSLDRARRSGRVTLRDVSVAGNVLAGARTAALALARTLFAAEAAGGASDCVDTAVDYAKVREQFGRTIATFQAIKHHCADMIVGSESAVAVVWDAARAFTDDLKQFELVAAAAAALAFPAYVRNAELNIQVHGGIGFTWEHDAHLHLRRALTVQAILGGDAPATDVFTLTEAGHGRANSLDLPPEADELRTQIRSDAAELAKLDDKAQLDELIATGYVMPHWPKPWGRAAGAVEQLLIEEEFAAAGVKRPDYGITGWVILTLVQHGTSSQIERFVEKALRKDEIWCQLFSEPSAGSDAAAVKTRATRVDGGWKITGQKVWTSGAHYCKRGLATVRTDFEVPKHAGITTVILDMEAPGVEVRPLRQITGGADFNEVFFNDVFVPDEDVVGEPNAGWTVARATLGNERVSIGGGAGTIAPAAAWLVSLTKAHGDRVGGAVQWVGRFLARDQALRLLNLRRVVRALEGAGPGPEGNITKLILADQFQEQGTIAAALVGPDAALEGGEGELAGRAALGSRALSIAGGTSEITRNQIAERILGMPRDPLIK
- a CDS encoding SDR family NAD(P)-dependent oxidoreductase; its protein translation is MEISGKKVVVVGGASGFGRASAELLASRGAKVAILDREGTDGPEVASSVGGPFMPVDVTDFSGTEKVLAEAVEALGGLHVVLTTAGGGVAEKTFGKNGPHALETFQSTINLNLIASFNISRLAAAHMANNEPEDEERGVIINTASIAAFEGQIGQVAYTAAKAGIAGMCLTMARDLGPVGIRALAIAPSLFATGLTKGIPDEFAKALTKDAAFPKRLGRPEEFAKLVAAIVDNPMLNGQCIRLDAGQRFAPK